DNA from Prunus persica cultivar Lovell chromosome G6, Prunus_persica_NCBIv2, whole genome shotgun sequence:
aattgatattggattggaATTTCTCagtcattcatagatcatgttcaaattttatgaaattgatattggattggaATTTCTGAGTCATCCATTGATCATATCTGGTGGTGACACACAAAAATTAATGTTTCTTATTAtatcttttcaaaattcatgttcaaaatttacttttttttaaacgaaaacaataagaaaaaagtaGTAGAGATATTGGGTTCCACccacacaaaaattaaattatttaaaataagttTCCactttttcaaaccaaaacatGATTACAATGAGCCCCTTGGATTTTTGAACTACACAAATCCAAAATACCATGTGTAAAATTTCTGATAGAAAATTCCTGAACCAGGTACAAGTTTTCAAAGTGGCATGTCCTTTCTTAGCCAAACTGTCCACCAATTGATTTGTTTCTCTACGTGTCAATAGTATTCATATCtcataatcggataaaatttttaatttcaaatttcagataaattttttttaaaaaaagctggtatttatagaaaaaaattcattaatttttggttattttttaaaaaaatttccgaatttttttcagtattttattgcaaaaaaaattggctgccgtcGGATTGGAGGAAAAAATCCGATCGGAGAGCCCAGACAACGCCACgtggcaacaaaaaaaaataaaaatgagtgGGCTGACGCCAACCTAGCCTGAGGGCCAGCCCGACTTCTTGGATCTCACTCCCAACCCAGGCATGGGCTCCTCGCTGGtactgagttttttttttttctccctccAGCCTCTGGCTGGGCTTGCcgctggagttgctcttagcaTGAGTATTGTTGCATCACTATTCTACCAGAAAGCGTcatcttaaaataaaaactacgGCAACTGCAGGGCTGTTAGGGATGAACAAAGacagaaatttaaaaacttttcataATAAAGAGGATGCAAAAATACAAAGAGATTGCTATATGCCAGTGATGGGTATCACTGTGCATGCATGAGTACGTGTAGATGATGCGTGGAGTATCACAGATTCACAGCTCAACAAATATTGGACAACccaaaatgaaataatcttATAATACATCAGAAAAGCAAGGCAAATCATGAAGCTTGACAGATTTCTGCACTTTATGACCTCACATCTTTTAGGACACCCCCCTTTTCAAGTTCGCTGACTAAATCCCTCAACGACGGCACTTTCATGGCTAAAGTCCTGTATAACCTAGAATAACGAGCTCGCGTTCCATCTGCAGTCCTTGCCAAGGCAAGCAAGCTTAGAGCTTCAGGGAGTTGGGAGAATACATGTTTCATCTCCTCCAAGCTCATGCTTTCCAGAACAGATGGCCTTGGGACAACCCTCACAACCTCACCCCCTTTAGGTTCTTGAATCTTGGCATCTGCTTTAATGACTAGTTCTGCATTAGAGTTTGCTCCGcacttgatgataaatggcgtCGTAGCGCCTGTATTGAACTGCAGGACATTCCACTGTGCCACGTCAGTTTCAGTACCGAACCCTAAATCTGTAGATGGTTTGAGAGCATGAGATTGCTCTTGAAGGTGATCATCTTCTTCGGGAATAGACTGAAACATAGAGATGATTCAGGGGGTGAAGTAAGAGATTAATAATAAACTGCATTGTCAGGAAAAAGCACTAATGCACCAAAAGCAAACTTAAAAACCAATTTTATACAGTTACCCATCAATTTTACAAGAAGCAACCTgtgttaaaaagaaaaaaatagcatgtgtgtgtgtatctGCAGGGAAATATCTTCTAACCAGATTGTCTGGCAACATAAGATGCTTAGGTTTCCGGACAATGTTGGACCATTGATCAGGTTAACTTTTTGACTGAATGTGTTCAAATTCAGTCTGGTAACATAAGTCTGACAAGAGTAAGTGTTAAGCATTTCATAGATACCTGGATCATATGACGAGCATCAGCAATTTGCCTTTGCGCACATGGATGATCAATGTCAAGAAGGGAAGGCATCCGTTCAGCAAGTTCATCCAGAGATGCAAGCATTTGCTTCTTCTTACTCTTGCTCAAGGTGCTCATAGAGGATTGTCTCACTATATCCTGTACAAGAAAAATGTATTACATTTTCTTGTTTCAAATTAACAATAGCCCAATCATCAGGTATcacctggaaaaaataaaataaaataaaataaaaaggtgcAAAGAGGTAAACCTTGACTTGTTTCACTATGCCATCAAGGGAAATGAGAGATGCTAATCGTGCATCTTCAGCTGCAGTAGAAGGATTTTGAATAGGTGGACCACCATCTTGCAATGTCAATAAGGCTACGTCACTTCTTATTTGTTGCAAAATCTGATGAAACCAAGAAATTAGCATAATATCCAACAATTGGTCCAAGAAGATGATAGAAACAAGGATCATTTCAGCCAACTTGTTTGTCACCACAGGAAATggaaacataaaaagaaaagaattttgaCTTGCATGCCAGTGGATGGTTTATTGAATAACTTGTCAAGCATAGGAACTCTGAtataccttttatttttaaatctatTTATTCAGTTGAGAGACCTAGATATCAACTGAGGACACAGGAAACCTCCTTCAGACGAGAGGTTCTATGCGTGATCTTTTAGAAACATAAATTTGAGATGTCATTAAACAAGAGGACAACCATAGAAAACAAACaggtttaaaatgaaaaggaaaaataaagtacagGCAAAATAACTTCCTGAGCAAGGAGGAAAAAGGAATGTTCCCTGTCTGACCCAAGCATTGATTGGCATCATGAATTTCCAACCTTTTAAAATTAgagaaaaggaacaaaaacTAAGGTAAAAACTTGTATATCCCAAGGATTACATCCTTTTTGTTACAaggatttcttcttcttttctgttgAACACGCAAGTTTGCATTTATGAAGTGCATGATAGAtttcagacccaaaaaaaatgtacATGAAATATGCAAAATATATACTTTCTAAGATGTGCACAaatatcaataaaaaatattacctTTCTCCTTTTGTGATCAACAGATTCGAGAGCTGATCGCAATTTTGCAACCTGTGCTGCATCTTCCGCCCCTTCTGATGCCAACGTACCAGCAATATCCTGGAATATGGAGGGGGgggaaaaaaatcaacaaaaaccaATAATTCATTGATAGAGATGCACAGAACAAGTAGGCAGGCATCTCAAttacataataaataaataacaattttATGGCATCTCATATTTGAAGGAAAATCATGCACGTCTCGCACCAAATTTAGCAAGTAAACCACAAATGTGCTAATGGACATAAATACAACTGAGATGCTACCGAAAACTAATAGAAAGCACGGGTATATGGACCACCATTAAAAACAATGGAGATTTCCCAGGTTAATGTAAATAAGTCCTTAGGCCCTCAACCATTTTAAAGGGGTTGAAAGAAATATTAAGCCAACTATTTAAAATAGGAGACTAACCCAAGATCCAGACATACCTTCAGGTGCTGCAATTGAGAACTATAGACCCGCTTTGAATACTCAGATAGAAGTTGACCAAGAGCATCTGTATTAGGAGGCACTGCAGCACCAAGTCCAGCCATCCAACCATCCATGATTGCAGTTGAAAGAAGCTCCAACTGACCAGTTGTCCCTCCTGATGCATCATCTCCAAGAACAGAGAgaaagtcaaaattttctgCAAGCCAGGATCTAAGTTGGCGCTGCAGCTCACCAGCTGGTGTATGAACAAAGAGAGCAGCAAGAGCTTTGTTTCCAATTGCAAAACTTTTAGCCTCCTCATTTATTTCTCTAAGCTTTCCAGCAGTTACCTGCTGCCGTGGAGTATCCTGTACATTTGAGTGCTTAGGGCCACATCATATAAACCATTTGCAACAAAAGAGAATTCTAGCAGAAAATGTTTAAACTAAGTAGTGATAGTGAAGAAGCACCCAAAAACAGAAGAATGAGAAAGACAGGTACAAGAAAAGTAAAGAGAATACATCTGACTTCCAGACTTCTCcattaaaacagaaaattgacGGAAGAATAGCTAGCCTTCTGCATGTGTATTGGGATTCTCTTTTCTATTtatcctttctttcttgtttataTCAACAGACAggagcaagagagagagagacagagatacAGAGCATAAAGATGGCAGCTACCTGATCAAGACCGCGTATCTTTGATACAACTGATGAAAACTTGGACTTCTTTTCTGGCTTTAGATTCACTCTGAAGCCTTGGATATGCTCATCAACATAGTGCACAGGAGATCTTCCAGGGCTGTTACCTCGGCTGGAACTTCTACTACGTCCAGTATTAGCCTTCTCCAGAAAATTCTCAACGGGAGAAACCTATAAATAATAAGACGGAAACAGCATTAAATAATATGCATTTGACATCACATTTCTTGACCCCAACCCCccaggaaaaagagagagcaTACAAATAGAATGGTAAGGTCTCTATTGTTTCATAACTTTCATTACCTTGATGGACTGCAGCTCCGGTGATCTAGCAAGCAAAGATCTAATATACAAAATTCTAACACGGGATACAAGCATGGTGTCcatcaccctctgtggttccATTTTACGAACAAAGGAGAAAACAGCATCTCTTATTTCAGCAAGTATTTCATGCTCCCTAGAAGCCCCTGCTTTGATTACTGCAGCCAGAACCTGTAATTTGTAAATATAGTTACTTTTGGAATTTCTACTTCTAAGATACAAATTACTCAGGATTTGCCGTAGGTGTACAAGTTCCTGTTATTGACAAACTGTTGAAACTTCTGTATATAGAAAGACCAATAGGTAAAATACTTTAAGCCAAATAGCAGAAAATCCATACTAGACAAGTGAACACATATCATCACATCTTAAGCTTTAGCTGCAGAATAATTATCATCAACCATTAACATGTTCCGACCAAAAGAAAGATTATGTGCTCAAATGAAACCTGAAAGACTAATAAAGCATTACCATTCTGACATCATGATCCACCATACAAGCTAAGTCAAGCCAAGTAAAAAGTGGTTTAATTTTTATGATCCTAGGTATCGTGCagtaatgtttttgttttcagttaaagaaatagaaagaacAAGGAGAGGAAAGTGAGAAGGGTGATGAGAGATCAGATAATATATAGAATGGTTTACAAgaatcttttttattatacatACTTATGAATCAATAATTTAACAAGCTCCTCTATGTAAAGCTCACCAACACACCACAACCCCCACCACCCCCCACCCCCcccacccccaaaaaaaaaaatttatcaagaAAAAAAGCCTCAGTTAGTATGACATTTTCAACATCAACTAAAGGTGAAATGTTGAAACTGAAGTTTTAATACTCACTTCAAAATAAGAAATGCATGACAACACCATATTATGTCAGTATGATTACAAAcacaaatgaaaagaaaaattaaaaaaaccacgCATACCAGCATCAAAAGCTTATTTGCTCCATCTGAAATGGCAGCAAGGCTGTCATGTTGTTCAGGATCAAAGTCATTCAAGGCAGACGTAAGATATTCTCCTGCAGGGGTTGTTTTCACTTTATCCGCACCTGATTTCACTACAGCAACTGTACCCTCAGTCTTGTCTGCAGCAAGTGCTGGTGATGAAGGAACAACATCCATCGAATGCCCCCTACTATCATTCCTGCTTTatggtattaaaaaataaagtttaatAATTCTTTTAGGAAATAAGGGCTTTTGAATAAAGAAAGATAAGACAAAAATTACATTAACCACAAAGTGTCGCCAAAAGTCTTACCTCACAAGGTCCCGAGACTGCACATTTAGTGGCCCCTTGGATAATGGACTTGACAGCTAAATAtacaacacacacacacaaacacatatTAGAAGTATGGAGCAATACCCTAAACAAATCACAGAAGTAGAATTGcttaaatttcataaatgagACAAAAAATCGTGAACATAGTTTACATGATCacatgaaatcaaataagGAAGCAGCTTATTATCTAACAATGGATTCGAATAGGACAACAGAATTCTGCAAACTCTAACTTTTTCAtagaattttgaatttctcCTAAACTTTTTTCAGTCGGTCCAAATGGCTTTACAAAACAGAACCATCAATATCATACGAATAAATGAAACAGCTACCATAGAGTCAGATTGCTAACTGAAAACACTTTCAGCCCAGAATCTTCAAGTGTTTTATTACAATAAACACCCAGAATTACATCTAACAACTGCATTCCTCAGATTTCCATGAATTACTGAATCAAGAAAAGCAATGAATGCAACAATAAGCACAAAAGATGccacaagaaaataaaaccaaaggaCTGTAGCAGATACTTGAAAtgcttaaaaaataatcaactGCACAAAGATACATCTATAGCATGAAAGCACACAACCACATCTAAAATGAGATAAATAGAAATTACCTTTGGTGATCCAGCCAAAGATGCTTTTTCTGTCAATCTATCAAATaacttctcattttcttcatgtAACCtctgttgagagagagagagagagagagagagagagagagagagagagagggggagagcTTTTAGAACGAAatataactatatataaaGGAGCATATCGATTGAGATTTGAAATATAGATTTAAATAGATGATCTTTTCATGTGGCACACACAAACAATGACTTGGTAGAGGATACCAAGTCATTGTGGAAGAGACTCCTCATAACACAACTTTTTGGTCCCAAGGAGACCAAAACAGGAGCCTGTGGTACTTCATTCTAGTTTTTGCAGTCTAATGGTCTTCAGACTACTGAGCACTGTTAACGGTAATGTAGCATGATTACTATTCATGTGGCACTTTTCATGACATTAGCAGAGTTGTTAGCTAGGTCATTTTGGGTCTATagctttcttatttttacaGATTTAATGGATTGCCATTGTGAGTTTAATTCTAAATGTCAATATTTAATGTCTTGAAAGGTTCAAGTCTCTACTTAGGCTCGTGAACTTCTAGTTTGCATGGGAAATGAATATTGATACAGGCTACAAATAGCATCAATAAGATGTTCAAGGATACAAATATGAGGTCATGTAATAATGATTCATGATCATTAATGCATCACGTTTATGGTAGAATAGCACACCTCTATTAATGCATCACGTTTTTTAAGCTCCTCTTCCAATTTCTTAGTAACTGGTGGAGAATCCATGCCATCCCCAATTGCCTTGGCATTTGATAGATATGAGCCTAATGCTGACTGATCTTCACTGGAATGTTGGGCTTCACTGAGTCTGGATTCAATGCTTTTCATTTTGGCCTGAATGAGACAATTAAAGTTAGAGAACACCATATGGTGCAACAATATTgcaaagtaaatttatttattaggaAACATAAATATGAAACTTTCATACATTAGCATACGTCCATCATAATTCAACTCTTTAATAATGCAACAAAACTGAAACCTCTAGACATTGACAAATGAATATGTGCCATAGTTACTTTAATGAAGAACCACATTAAGCAACAGTTGAAAACATTGATATTCAAATAATATCAGGGGCTacctgcccaaaaaaaaattataatatcatGGGCTGAGTTAATTATGGAACAGTGTCAAAAATAACCATGCTGCAAAAGACTAACTGCTGACCCAAATAAGCTCCAAATGATTCAATCATATTATAGTGAAACACCCATCCCAAGTATGTAGCGTAGGTTACACTTAAAATATGAATGTAACACAACAATAACATTGAACAGGTTTTCTACGGGAGTTCCTGaacatttcaaaataaatattgaaCGCTCAAAATATAAATGAGGAAGACTAAACAGACACATGACCAACCTGCAAGGCCTGAATTGTAGAATCTCGTTGTTCTATCTGCACTTTTTGATCTTGCTCCAACTGTAACAGTTGAGCTACTTGATTTCTGAGCTGCGCATTTTGTTCCCTTTCTATCTTTTGCTTATCTGCAAGCATAATATTCTCTGACTGCATCAAATGAGAATATTAAACCAGTTTAGCAACATGCTTACTAGAAGAAAGTACATGATCAGTGTTGAATCACACATGTAGACAAGACAGCGCCAAACACCAATTTAAAATACAGAAAAGCCACAAATACATTCCCCGGTGATACAGTGCAAAATGTCAAACATTACCAAAAACCAATTTAGAATACAAACTACAAATGCATTCCCCAGATATAAGATGAAAATTGTCAAACATGGTGACAAACTAGAAAATTGGAATGTGAAAATAGATAGATCAAGAAAGCTAGCGTATAGTTTACAAGaaaattttatgataaaacTGAAAATCATTAAACTAGATGACTAGAGAGGCAACTCTGGAGAAATTCCTTAATTGTATTGTACATTCAAATCTAGTGATTAACAGTTTGAACAATAAAGGAAAACACATTAAAATTGGCTTATATCAAGAACATGTCCAAACAATTATTTGGGAAGAAATTTTTCTGACTTTCACTAGCATGCAAGTCAATTGGAAAACTGTAGCAAATTCAGGAAGTTATAAAACCTTTAAATCTGACTGTAATGTATAAGAAACTTTCCACGCTTTCTGGACTTCATTGAAGAGTAGGACACATTGATCATTTGCATCCTTGAGTGAATGTTTAAGTCCCAAAACCTCTTGTTTCAAATCCtgactttctttttccttttcatacaACTCCTTACGTGCATCATTTGCCTACAAGAACCatcacaaataaaaattcagaAGAAATGAATTCATAACTTTGCTCATAACAGTGTCTTAAACAGAACAAATTCGGAAGGTAAGAAGTTATTTATTAGGGGctccattctttttttttggtcaatttagTATATCCAGTATTAATCAAATGTACATCATTTTGATGCAATTTACTTGCTTCGATGTGCTCGTGtgacagaaaacaaaactcaagcGTCCAAAGCAAAATATTTATAGTATATATAGAAAGaggggggggagagagagaacttaCAATATCTCTCCATTTCTTTATGGTATCTCGATTCCCAAGGCCTAGAACAGCATTTCGAGCTCTAGAAGAGAAGTTGAGAGATAATAGTGTCTCCGACAAATTCGCAGAATTTGGAACGACATTAACAATCATCAGAGTTTTTGAGTTTCCACCTACAGAAGtttttttcaataagaaaTCAAAGATAGTTCTCCAACCAGACTGATGAAagacaattaatataaatcaactgaaaaaaaaaaaccaaatgatAATGCCAGTCAATCATACAGTGGAACAGAGGGTAACGGACACCATGATCAATCTGACACAAGTAACCATTGACCAGTTACCAACACATACAACCATAAAAAGCATTATACACTACTTCTCATTCTTTATTTTCGCTTCATGGTACAAATACACAGCTATATCAGTACTAACATAAACAATAAGGAGAACTGAATACCTAGCGAGTCTGCGAGTACTTTTGTAAGCATTGAATTTTCATAAGGAATAGCATCCTTTTTGGAAGTCAAGGAAGACAAAACATCTCCCAACCTACATGCACAACATCAATTGCACTAACATTTCAGTACATGATGGCAGGAGTAAATTCAAAAGGTACAATATTCGCACATGATGATGTCATTGCTTCACCAatctatacaaaaataaaagataacagatCGATATAAGCAGCCACCATGCAAAAATTCAGTACgggttggaaaagaaaatctgATATACTGTTGGGACCAGCGgaaaatcacttatttatttattaaccATCCTTTTAGTAATGTGAACACCTATGTTGCACAGATCCTTCAAATTTGGCCATATGGAGTATTCAATACGGATACGGCCGCATACATATCAGGTACAGCATTTGGAGTATGTGTTTTTTGGGCACATTTAACtttcaaataaaacaaggaTATGcggttgttaagaaaaagACATGGTCAGGATACAAAATGGGTCCttctgaaattttataaaaggGGTCTACTGTTCAAAAACTAATTTTAACCGGCCACATAAGTCTCTTCTCTTTTGTGGTTCAACAAAATGAGAAAGGGGTATAGGTTTTCAACGTTTCTGAttaaagagaagaaataataCATATTATATCTATAGAAGATTAATGTTCTCTTGCCAAAAAAATGCTTATGTTTCCATACTGTGAATCTGTACCACAGATTCTgacaaaattcaatttgatcaAGGGTCTAGATTCACAATTTGCCAGACAATCAGACAAACATTCCCTtttcccatatatatatatatatatatatattattttaaccgTTGTATATGTATCCTAATTTTTGGAGATATTCGTATCGTCTCTAGTATCCCAAATTTGTATCCGTTCAACATTGGTGATCACATGCTAAGAAAATAGATTTGAAATGCCATACTATGGTATCAAGATCATGCAAAATGAAAACCGTATATCGTTCAAAAGTTTAAGACCAATGTGAACCATCCTTAAAATTATAGGCAACCTGAAGGGCTAGAAACCAAAACTTTTCAATATCAGAAAATGAGATAAGTCATCCAAACATACGCTGAAAGTGATTTCATCACATGCAGCAAGTCTGTCACACGCTCACTGCTGTCATCTTCAGCAATTAAACCTTCACTTCCAGCCAAGTCAACTAGAGAAAGCTTGCTGTATGTGTTTTCTCCAGTGATCAAAttgttataatatatatgtatcgtGATGATCCTGACAATAGTGAACAAGAATCTATTTtagataaattaataaacGACCACTTGTAACACATAGACAAGCatacataaaaattaaaaaaaaaatggatgaCTGCATATACTGAACTTCTTTTTCTAGTTTTCCAACTTAATGGTACAGTTATATTTCCTATCCACTATTCCCTTTCTTCAACTGTTTTCACTCCTAAAAACTGGACAGTGCAACAGTGGCCGTTTGTCAAGTTTGGAGACTACACCGGtaagtaaaaaagaaacccTGTAATAGGCCACTTGATTTTAGCTTCAACCAAGTTGGTAAAATGTCAGACAATATTCCACCAAGTCAACAGCAGATCAAAGATGTCagcaataaatttattttaactaTGTAGCAATTAAATGTATTTTAGTAGATGAAAGTGAACAAACTAGTTCAAGTTGTTAAGATCAATTAACTAAAGACTATCTTTTCTCTCAAAAGGAACAAAACTTTTAGCGTGCTCAAATAGATCCTTTTTCCAGAAAAAAGGTGTACAAGTGATAATGACCACTTTCTCCTGAATCAAGTGAACGCACAGAAGTGATGCGATAGAAAAGTTGAGAACAAATTGAggatcataaaataaaataaaataaataaatatttcacaGTTTAAGCATGGCCTTCTCATTCAGTGATCTGACGGGACTTTTTCTAAGAGAAAGGTCAAGCTTACCATAGTACTTTAAACTATGTTACTAAAAGTACGACCTTACACTATAACAGACATATAACGAGCCTACAAAATTTGGAACATACAAATGAGAAACGTTGAACTTTGATGGATCATTTCCTCGGCTCTGAAATGCATCTTTTAATGCTTTAGAGAAGTCCAGTGGGTTATCAACTTTTTCCTGCACAAGTTCTACAAAGGACTCCGGTGATCCCATGCGAATCTTTGGTAGAGCATCTCCTGATTCTGGGAGTAAATCCCTTATCTACAAGAGCATGGAAGGGATCCACATCAAACCATCATGAGGATTCCTTGCTCAAAAGCCATTCAGACAAACATAAACCAGAAATCATGACAATTTACTATCAAAAAATAAGTACCTGTTCATTGTAGAGCTCAAAAACTGTAACGGAGAATTTAAATCTCGACGTAGAAGTTGAATCAGAGTTGGCCAAATCAAATAGTTCCTCGAAAGAACGAGCATATAAACCACGATCATGGCTAGATCCTTCCTGAAAAAAGGTTACAGAAGGCCAAATATCATGAAACTCGTGCACAacttgaaactagtttcataataaataaaatgaaacaacTACCACTAAATCTCTTACTGTACCAAAAACAGTAAAAGGCACACCACTCATTGTGGCAATTTAAATTCATGCTCTAGTACATTGAATTCCATTGTTTATTTTGTGGTAAACCAGTGGAAAGAATTATCCAGATTACAAAAAGGAATGTAACAAACAATGAAAAGCCCACCACGCTTTAAGGTTCAAATCTAATAGTGAAGAATCACttctcatttattttttaaagtccCTAATACATCAACGTAGAATTTTTAATCAATTCATTTTACAAAtttgtaaaagaaaatatcaagtTACAAGGCCCTGAACTGGCTAGAGGAATAGAAGTCAGCATACAAGTACAAATTTATATGCATCAGAAACACATTCCAGCAAagacacacacaaacaaatgCAGAGGGAGGAAAAGgggaaaaggagaaaagagaGCAACCATTGTGTGTGTCTTTCCTGAGTTGGTTTGTCCATATGCAAATATAGAAACATTATATCCATCCAATGCTGATTGCACCAAAGGTTGAACATCACGGAAAAGTTCAGCTgacaaacaaaagtaaaagatGTTTTAGCCAAAGACAACTTTAAAATAGGAGAGTATGTTTAATATTTCACCTAGCACAACCACAATAGGAAGGTGAAAACAATGAAATAAGAAAGTTATGCTCACCTTGTCCAACATGAGGTCCATAAACTCTGTCAAGTTCGAAATCCTTCTTGGGGTTGGACAAGGCATCATCACCAGTATTTACACGGATGTTGTAGTCATCAGGATATTCAACAATTGAGGAACCTTCATCCTCAAATAATGGTCTTGCACGACAATATATCTTTATGTTTCCTGGAATTAAAGGCTAGTTAGAAAATACAACCCCGTTGATCTTACAATTTAAAAGTGCTTATGTGTGGCATGCCTTTTTTTATGGGTATGAGTgactgtgtgtgtgtgtgtgtgtgtgtgtgtgagagagagagagagagagagagagagagagagagagagtcccAAAAGGAGAAAACTCACAGAAGATGAGTACCTTTGGCTGTCAATAAGTCATTGAACAACCTTCTCTTCTCATTGATCAGCGGGGAAATTCTAGCCTCAGTTTCAAGGGCAAATTGATCTGGCATTTTTATGTAGACAAGTTTTCAAATCCATTAAGATAACCCAGAACATAAAAAAACCTTACAAAAAGTTACGCTGGGGTGAAGGACATTAAGTTTTCTTGAACTAACTAATCTTAAAGTGCAAATAcatcacaaaagaaaaagaaaaaagtagttttattttgttgcaaTGTAACATCAAACCTTGTACCCATGTCAAAAAATATCACTCATCTTGAATTTAGACAAAAGTCCCATACCACCCACTTCAGAAATCCATTAAACCGACTAACGCACAATCAAACAGCATAACCAAATCTCTTACCTAGCTTTCGGGTTTTATTGGCAAGAACACCAAGATAACGTGTAACTCTTTCGAGTTTGGCATTAGAGTACTCGTGCAACTCACTTGCTTCTTGTCTCAACTCCAAGTAATCTTCTCTAGCAAGCTGTCCAAAAAGAAATGTTGTAGCAGACCTCCTAAACCCAACATAATCTTCACATAAAAACAGTAAAATAACTTCAAAAGGCTCCAGAACAGATGCAACCACTTATTCTCACTAATACAATCTCTCACATTATGCAAAAAGCGTTCACATTCTCCAAGCCAAATTATCATAATTTCAAAATGCATTTCCAACAACACACACTCTTGAACCACAAACCACGGACTTTAACACTGATTCAGCTCAAAACTCCATTAATCACAGCCTCATACCCTAActaccaaaaacca
Protein-coding regions in this window:
- the LOC18773199 gene encoding kinesin-like protein KIN-14B isoform X1; the protein is MAEQRNNNRWNWEVSGFEPRKLSSSSSTASSFDHDDYKPGAPLVRRYSISAASALAQSEFSNHSVTSKLQKLKDQVKLAREDYLELRQEASELHEYSNAKLERVTRYLGVLANKTRKLDQFALETEARISPLINEKRRLFNDLLTAKGNIKIYCRARPLFEDEGSSIVEYPDDYNIRVNTGDDALSNPKKDFELDRVYGPHVGQAELFRDVQPLVQSALDGYNVSIFAYGQTNSGKTHTMEGSSHDRGLYARSFEELFDLANSDSTSTSRFKFSVTVFELYNEQIRDLLPESGDALPKIRMGSPESFVELVQEKVDNPLDFSKALKDAFQSRGNDPSKFNVSHLIITIHIYYNNLITGENTYSKLSLVDLAGSEGLIAEDDSSERVTDLLHVMKSLSALGDVLSSLTSKKDAIPYENSMLTKVLADSLGGNSKTLMIVNVVPNSANLSETLLSLNFSSRARNAVLGLGNRDTIKKWRDIANDARKELYEKEKESQDLKQEVLGLKHSLKDANDQCVLLFNEVQKAWKVSYTLQSDLKSENIMLADKQKIEREQNAQLRNQVAQLLQLEQDQKVQIEQRDSTIQALQAKMKSIESRLSEAQHSSEDQSALGSYLSNAKAIGDGMDSPPVTKKLEEELKKRDALIERLHEENEKLFDRLTEKASLAGSPKLSSPLSKGPLNVQSRDLVSRNDSRGHSMDVVPSSPALAADKTEGTVAVVKSGADKVKTTPAGEYLTSALNDFDPEQHDSLAAISDGANKLLMLVLAAVIKAGASREHEILAEIRDAVFSFVRKMEPQRVMDTMLVSRVRILYIRSLLARSPELQSIKVSPVENFLEKANTGRSRSSSRGNSPGRSPVHYVDEHIQGFRVNLKPEKKSKFSSVVSKIRGLDQDTPRQQVTAGKLREINEEAKSFAIGNKALAALFVHTPAGELQRQLRSWLAENFDFLSVLGDDASGGTTGQLELLSTAIMDGWMAGLGAAVPPNTDALGQLLSEYSKRVYSSQLQHLKDIAGTLASEGAEDAAQVAKLRSALESVDHKRRKILQQIRSDVALLTLQDGGPPIQNPSTAAEDARLASLISLDGIVKQVKDIVRQSSMSTLSKSKKKQMLASLDELAERMPSLLDIDHPCAQRQIADARHMIQSIPEEDDHLQEQSHALKPSTDLGFGTETDVAQWNVLQFNTGATTPFIIKCGANSNAELVIKADAKIQEPKGGEVVRVVPRPSVLESMSLEEMKHVFSQLPEALSLLALARTADGTRARYSRLYRTLAMKVPSLRDLVSELEKGGVLKDVRS